The Mycolicibacterium aurum genome segment AGCCGCCGGTAGAGCCACAGCAGCATGACCGCGATCACCCCCAGGGTGATCAGGGTGGTTTTCAGGGTGCCGTGGCGGCCGACCTCGAACTGGTCTGTGACCAGGGGCGCGGCGCCGGTGACGTAGGCCCGCAGACCCGGCGGCGGCGGGTTGTGCTCGACGATGTCACGCACCGAATCCACCGACTCGTTGGCCAGCGACTCGCCCTGGTTGCCCGCCAGGTACAGCTGCACCAGCGCCGCCTTGCCGTCGGCACTCTGCGAGCCGGCCGCCGTCAGCGGATCGCCCCAGAAATCCTGGATGTGCTGAACGTGCGTGGTGTCCTGGGCGAGTTTCTGGACCAGGCCGTCGTAGTAGTGGTGCGCGTCTGCGCCCAGCGGCTGGTCGCCCTCCAGGACGATCATCGCCGAACTGTCGGAGTCGAACTCGTCGAACACCTTGCCGATCCGCTTACTGGCCTGCAACGACGGCGAGTCCTGCGGGCTCAGGGATACGTTGTGCGCCTCGGCGACCGTCTCCAGCTGCGGCACAAAGACGTTGGTCAGCACGGCCAGTGCCAGCCAGAACAGCGCGATGAGCACTGAGTATCGCCGAATGAAGTCGGGCACGCGCTGGGTGCTCATCCGGATTTGTCCAGGCAGTAGGTGAAGGCGTTCAGGGTGTTCACCGATCTCTCGTCCTTGACCACGTCGTCGATCGTGATCCGGCATCCGATCGAATCGCTGTCTCCTTGGGCGGACACGTTGACGAAGACCGCGGGCTGGGTGGTGGTGGCGTCGTAGGCCCAGGGCAGCGCGACGCCGTCGGCGCGCTGCGGTTGGGCGTCGACGTCGAGGTAGGTGATGGTGGCCACCGTGCCGGGCGGGCCGAACACCTCGAGGACGACGTGCTTGGG includes the following:
- a CDS encoding MmpS family transport accessory protein; this encodes MQRVSIGRGLRRRWMLVVAVAVLAVAGFAVYRLHGIFASEDVVSTPSGSENDIVPFNPKHVVLEVFGPPGTVATITYLDVDAQPQRADGVALPWAYDATTTQPAVFVNVSAQGDSDSIGCRITIDDVVKDERSVNTLNAFTYCLDKSG